In Notolabrus celidotus isolate fNotCel1 chromosome 10, fNotCel1.pri, whole genome shotgun sequence, one DNA window encodes the following:
- the LOC117819946 gene encoding gamma-crystallin M3-like, which translates to MTMGKIIFYEERNFQGRSYECMSDCSDMTSYLSRCHSCRVESGCFMVYDRPNYMGNQVLMRRGEYADYMGMMGMRDCIRSCRMIPMHRGQFRMKIYERENFGGQMNELMDDCDNIMDRLRMSDCQSCNVMDGHWLMYEQPQFRGKMVYLRPGEYRSFREMGMSGTRFMSMRRIMDM; encoded by the exons ATGACCATGGGCAAG ATCATCTTCTACGAGGAGAGGAACTTCCAGGGACGTTCCTATGAGTGCATGAGTGACTGCTCTGACATGACCTCCTACCTGAGCAGGTGCCACTCCTGCAGGGTTGAGAGCGGCTGCTTCATGGTGTACGACCGCCCCAACTACATGGGAAACCAGGTTCTCATGAGGAGGGGCGAGTACGCCGACTACATGGGCATGATGGGAATGAGGGACTGCATTAGGTCTTGCCGTATGATCCCCATG CACAGGGGTCAGTTCAGGATGAAGATCTACGAGAGGGAGAACTTCGGCGGTCAGATGAACGAGCTGATGGACGACTGTGACAACATCATGGACCGTCTCCGTATGTCCGACTGCCAGTCCTGCAACGTGATGGACGGCCACTGGCTGATGTACGAGCAGCCCCAGTTCAGGGGAAAGATGGTGTACCTGAGACCCGGCGAGTACAGGAGCTTCAGGGAGATGGGCATGAGCGGCACCAGGTTCATGAGCATGAGGCGCATCATGGACATGTAA